A single window of Eucalyptus grandis isolate ANBG69807.140 chromosome 1, ASM1654582v1, whole genome shotgun sequence DNA harbors:
- the LOC120286148 gene encoding exosome complex component RRP43-like codes for MGTPNAVGDWSSEMEVNAFRRLFPLRYYERHLSESIRPNARPLKKASDTIVSLGTVASSDGSALAKIGSTTMLAAIKMEVMTPSVDSPDGGRIGKQPWTTQSLFFY; via the exons ATGGGGACGCCGAATGCTGTCGGAGATTGGTCGTCGGAGATGGAGGTCAATGCTTTCAGACGCCTCTTCCCTCTTCGCTACTATGAGCGGCATCTCTCCGAATCGATACGGCCCAACGCCAGACCCCTGAAAAAAGCCAGCGATACTATTGTGTCCCTTG GGACTGTTGCATCCTCTGATGGGTCTGCGCTGGCAAAGATTGGTTCCACC ACAATGTTGGCTGCTATAAAAATGGAAGTCATGACTCCTTCTGTTGATTCGCCTGATGGAGGCAGAATAGGTAAGCAGCCATGGACCACTCAATCGCTTTTCTTTTACTAG